The nucleotide sequence AAGcatacatttataaaaaaagaaaaaaacaacaaggtGAGTAAAAGAACACTCCGGACACCTGTTACTGAGATCTGGATTGGTTTATCTGCTTTCGTctgataaaatacaaaaaaagaaaaaaaaaaaacttacctTTTCCACAGACATTGTAGCAATCTGTTTCAGTAACAAAGTTATTGGCATTTCCACCACAGCCAGTGTATTTGAACTCCTTACATGATTTACTCTTGGTGTCATAGTAATAGCGAGGCACAGAAGAAGAACACAATCCTTCATCCTTTGGGCTATAGCATAGCAATGGACCAGcttgaaaaaggggaaaaaagaaataaaattttgcaaCTTTTATGCCTGGTATATTAAAATTTACCCCGCAATTAATTTGTTGGCTAAACACCTATTACTCCCATTGAAGTGACACAAGCATTACCAATGACTTCAGAGACTTACTGCATCTTATTCCTGTGAGTTGTGAGTTTGAGAAAGCACCAGACAGTCCCAGAAAATAGGTTTACTAATCCACAAGTGAAATTCATCAGCTTTCCCTACATGCAGTGCTACACATGGGAGAGCTGTGATGTTCACATAGTCTAGACAGCAGGCTGATTCCACATCTATatacaggaaaataacaatGATTCCAGTGGAATTACCTCTGTAGATGAGATAGGCACTATTTTGTCTACCCTTGCTATGCTTTTGCCAGCAAACCCTGCCCACTTTCTGCAAAAAGTACAAAAACACTCCATCTTTCTCACAAGAATCATGTTTCATAATGCCTCAGCAAAATCTTCCTTCTGTTGCTGGAGTCCTTTTACCAATTTATTAGATGTTCAACAgagaaatcaaaaataattcagcattCACCTAAGAAAATGGTGACAATCTGTCACCAGCCAAAAATAACTTTCTCATCAAGCACTGATGAAGCATAGGCAGCAACAGTTTTGATCCATTCTGGTAGCTCTCTCTTCTTCAAAGATACTGTCAAAGATAAACCAGATGTTAATCTGGTGATTAGGAAAACATTTGCCTATAGTCACCTGCAGATAACTACTCTCTTTCCTCTTTATGGTTCGTACAGAGAGACAGTGGTCAGATGAGGCAAAAAACTTCTATCAGGAGTTGAACTGGCAAGTGCCAAAAATCACAAGCCACCTAACAGCATCTCTCAGGCTTGAATGTATAAAGGCACTGCTCCTATATATTGGGATATCAgttccctgcccatggcagccACAGTGTCCCAGACACCTGCCCAACACCGATCTCCAACCTTGCTGCCCTTCAGGTTACACAGGCACAGCACTCTGGAAGGAAAGAGACCCGCTGGGTGTTGCTGTGGGCAAATTTAAGGTCACAGTACTACACTAACACAGCATTTTTGTTCTCTCAGTAGCAGGCAGCCGAGACCAGTGACACACAAAAGCCTGCAGAAAATTATAAGCATCTGTTTCCCAGAAGTCTTCAAAAACACTGCTGTACGGGTATCCAGAGGAAAATACCAAATAAAGTATCGTCTTCGTATCGCTTTCAAACCATCTAGTTTATTAAAAACTTGGAACAACCATTACTTTTCTCTGGCAGACAGTGGTCCACACATGACTGCAAATCTCTGAAGTTGTTGCCGTTCCCGTAACAGCCACCATAGATGAACTCCTCACACCTCATCGAGCTCAAGTTAAAGGCGTATCTTTTTAGATGACCTCTGCAAGGTCCTCCGTCAGCCTCCATCCGGCATAATTTGGGCACTTCTGCAACGAAAACAGTTTCACCCTCAGTGAAAGCCGACCCTTTGCGCTCCCCGTCCCGAGCAGCGATGGGTGCAGGTTGACACCAGATGAGACGCTGCTATCCTGGTTGTGGCCAAGTCCCCAAGCCTGCAGTCTTAATAAAGCGGAACAAACTTTGCAGGAGGAATCAGCCGCGTTCATCAGCTGCTAGTTATAAAactaaattgtattttaaaaaaataacacgTAAATCCCTCGCGTCTCCTCTGACACAACTCCCTCCGgcccctcagcagcagcagcagcagttacTCGGCTCGGGAGGGGTGGATGTGTGGGGAGGAAGGCTCCgctccctccagcccccggccaccccggcgctgccccgcagccccccgccgccccccggggtGCCGTCGGGCCGTCCCCCGGACTCACTCTTGATGGTCCAGCAGCTCTTCTCGCAGTCGTCGAGGGTGAGGAAGTTGTTGGCGTTGCCGTGGCAGCCCCCGTAGGTGAACTCCTGGCAGCTCTGCGTGTACCTGTCGTAGTACCAGCGCGGCACCAGGGCGCGGCAGGGGCCGTCGtcggggggcagcaggcaggctcGCTGCTTCTCTGCGGGAGACACGAGCGCCCGGGGCTGAGGCCACCTCGGCGGCGACCCCGGCCCCTCGGCAGCCGCCCCCGGGGCCCGCTCCTTCCCCTACCTGTGAGGCTGCGAGGCGCCAGGGCGGCGCAGgccagcggcagcagcagcgcgggcagcgggaggcggcggccggcggccaTGTCGCGACAGCGGGCGGCGGAGAGAGACgggcagacagacagagagaCAGGCGggcggacagacagacagacagacagacacagggCGGCGGGGTCCCGCGAGCGCtcggcgctgcccggcccgACGGCAGCGCTTTATATGCGCCCAGACGGCTTCCCCGGGCCGCCTCCCTCCTTGCGCGTGtggtgggaggggaagggctgattcagcggggcagcggggccccGAGCACCCGGCCGTCACCGGGCGCGGCGGGATgcgcccctgccccagccccggcgccCAGGGACGCCCCCCGACCCGCCttcgggggggggccgggaagGAAacaagggggctgggggggctggggggggtggggggggtgtggggggtgtggggggccgTCCCCGGGCTGCTCCAGCCGCCgtcggggggcggcggggagctggCCGGGGTCCACGGCTGTGTCCCGATTCCCTCCCCCTGCCGTGCCCCGCACGTTACGGGATGATGCTGGGAGAGGATTTCCTGTTAATCACGGAATCCGGGACGGGGCTCGCAGCCAAGGTCCGcgctcggccccgccgcggcggcTCCCGGTGGAGGGCGGCAGGGCCCCGGGGGTCCCTCTCCGGGGGGGCCtccccccgccgggccgggcacGGGCTTAGCCGGTGCCACCGGACACAGCGCCCACGGGTGCCGCTCTTTTAACGCTGCTTTAACTCGTGAATCCCCCCAGAAACGAGGCGCTGTCCTGGAAAACCCGTGGTGCTGAGCGGGTGAAACCCCTGGGTAGGTCAAAAAGAGCTGGATTTCAGGAAATATCGCAGCTGGGGTtattctgaagatttttaaccccagcaggcaaGCCGGTGTGATGTGGCAGAGGAAGGGGTGAGCAGCGAGCAGCACGCGTTCCTTCTCTGATCTATGAGAGCCATTACATTAATTAGTGCTTACTCCAGATTTAATACAGTATCAGAGATAAGAGTGCCTGCAAATTAGTCACCGTGCTCTCCGTGGATAGCAAGAAGCTAATCTGATCTCCTGTTAGTCTCCTCTCCCCGCACAGCCACAGTGCTGGACCTCCAGGCGGGCGCTGCCGTGGCCGAGTTGCGATACGGGGCCCTGGAAATCCACGGCCTGCGGGGACAAAGGCACAGTCCTTTGGAGTGTGAGGAGGAGGGCTTCACCGCACCCTGCTTATCTCAGGAACTCACTTTCTCTCAGAGTTTTCCTTATATCATGCGGGATTACCGCCTAGTTTTCGGacaagattttgttttccagaaaggcAAGAAAGAGGAGCAAATTCAACCCCCCAAACCTAAGGGGAAGGTCTAAATGGCACCTCTCTCAGTACTCTTTCAGAACTGTTCCTTTTCTCAAAAATCTCCAATTGCCAAAGGATAAGTGCCTGTTTTagctcaaaaacaaaaagaaacacaaaaaagcacaacaaacaaacaaaaccctagTACGCTTTGAGGCTTCACCACAGGACACATCTGccatgttttatatatataacatacatatatatgttctAACatgtcctcatttttttttttgttaagctTATTATGCACAGTGACTGTAATAAAGCTTAGGTGCCTTCAgtaggaaattaaataaataaagtgcaCGTTTCCTATTTCCAGAGAAACTCAAAAGGGCATCTTTCTAATATTAGGGAACTCTCAAGTGATTTTAATATGACTAGACTAACATCCTTTAGCTTTCACCGGATTCTGTTGGAATTGCAAAAGAAGCCATCGAAATACCACTTTAAACAATAGCAGCAAAATGAATGCTGTCATGCTAATACCGTTTTCCATTTCCTCAGtgaatgcacacacacaaatcaaaGTTTGAACTAAACTCACTTATCCATCAATACCGCAGCACAGTGTAGCATTTACTCAGTTGCTCCTTTGCTGTAGCAGCAATCGGGTTCACTTAGATTAGGaaagtatttgtaaaaatatatgaaCTAGAGAAACAGTTAATGTAGCGAGTGGTAGAAAGTCCTTTACTAATCGTAGTTAGCAGAGTCAGTAGATAGAGCCGGCAGACAGCTCGCTGTAGGCTTTCCACCACAGGGTTATTGATGGCAAGCTGCAACTTTCCTGTTCCCACTGCCagcccctgttcccctgcgtcccctgcagcccaccacCCTGTATAGCCACCCCGCAGTGTGGGCAaaggctgtgctggggaaggcCAAACAGCTCCTTCCAGCTGTTTTGGCTGGCACGAggaccagcagctgctgggctttggGCATGCAGCTGCCAGTGGGGGTTGTGGGGGTGTAGAAATTGCCTACCAGCAGCTGGGGATAACAGCCAGAGGGATGGACGGGCAGAGGAACTGATTTAATAGACTggctaaaataaaacagatacaAACCCTGGCGGTACTATAGGAGcagcagtggaggaggaggaggtaaaTGTTGCACTGCTGGCAGCTGTTTACATCTGGTGGGTGGGGAGAGGACAAAGGAGTGTCCCTATTGCCATAGGCAGAggtggaaaggaggaagaactGCCTGCAGGGGCCTTTGCAGTGCCCCAAACCCAGAAGGATTCATACAGGCCCCATTTTAACAGCTGCATCCAGGCCTGCAGCTTTGTTCAGTGTGAAGGGTCGTGGCTGTGCAGATTCAGCCTCTGCTGGTTTCATAGGAAAGCGGCTGCTAGGATCAGAGATGCCAGGTGCTGTACAAACTGGGTGGAGGGACCAGCCTGTTCAAGAGCAATCCCCCTGTTTGGGGTCTAGACCTCATCGGTATATGAAAGTACAGGAGAATTTCTCAGTTCCTTCTTGTGCTTTCTGAACCCATCAGATCTCTCACAGAGCATCCCCAGTCCTCAGCATCCACCACAGCTGCACAACCCGAGATGCTCTGTGCAGGCCGGGCATGGCAGCCCTCTCAcgcagagctgcagctctgccttgcAGACAAACCTACCGGCCTGGCCTGGACACCCGACCCGGGAGCAGTTCCTTCCCCTCTCAGCCTTTTAGTCCACTCCACTTTCAGGTTTAATGCACGAATACTGGGGAATGCGCCCAAGCAAaacacctgctgctgcctcgccTCCCGGACCAGGAGATGCAGGAGCCCAGGGATGCGGGCGGCATCACCGTGCGGGACGGGAGGAGCGGAGGGAAGGGAGCTCAGCGCTGGGACTGCGCACCCGGCCGCATGAGCCCCCCGGCCGGAGGGGGACACCCTTCCCGGAGCCCTCCCCGTGCACGCAGCCCCGGTGTGAACGCCCCGGCgccccgggagcggggccgggccggacGGCTGGCCCTAATCCGGTGAAGGGAGGATTAGCCCGGCGGTTTAAAGGCCGGAGCGGCTCGGGGAAGGGGTGCGAGGAGCGGCGGGGAGGAAGCGGCGGCCGCGGAGCAGCGGGACGGGCCGGGACAGCCCGGCGGCACCCTGTGAGTGAGCccgggggcgggccgggggcggccgccccATAGCCCCGCCGCCCCAtagccccgccgccccgcagcccgcccGGGGGCTCCGGCCCCGGCCGGCCTCGCTGCCCAGCGGTAACCTTTTGTCCTCCCTCCGGGCTTCGGCAGCGTAAACCATGCCGGCCATCAACATCGAGGACCTGAGCGAGAAGGACAAACTGAAAATGGAAGTGGAGCAGCTGCGGAAAGAAGTCAAGCTGGAGAGGCAGCCGGTGAGGCAGCGGCCGcggggggccccggggccggggggcgaggAGCCCGGCACCCCCCGGGAGCGGTGCCCGGGGCAGGTCGGGCGAAGCCGGGCGGTGCGGAGCGGGAGAGCCCGGTCCTGCGAGGGGCAGGGGCGCTGGGGGCCGCTCTGCCCCCGTGTCGCCCCCAGCGACCCCCGGCCGTCGGGAGGCGGCCGCCGCCCCGACGTGCGGCTGGCACCGGGCTCGCAGGGGGAGGCTGCGAGGAGAGGGGGAGGCCCCGAGGGACCGGCACCCGCCGTTCCCGTGGCCTTGGgtgcggcacggcacggcacggcacggcacggcccccAGCAATGCGGggggagcaggagaagcagagccCGTCCTCGCCCTGCCCGAGCGAGGGGCAGAGGGCAGAGGGGTGCCGCTGCAGAGCCGCGCTCCGTCCTGCCGTGCCCGGCGGAAAACACCGCGCTCTTCTCCGTCCTCGACGCTTCTTCCCACGGGCGAACTGGTTTTCCAGTGATCTTTGTTGTTATTGTAGTATTTCTGCACGGTTTCTATACGTGGAAGAGCAGAACTGATCTCGCTCCAtgataaaacttttttcttttttttcttattctgcatTCCAGCAGAAGCAAACTCATCTAAGTAAACACTTCTATTTAGGACTAATGCGCATTTATGTTAGGGGATCAGTGGAATTATTCATGCGAATTAGCTCTAGGTACTTAgcccagaaaacaagaaagccaCAATTACGTTTTAGGTGCCAGTTAGCTATGAGTGGGTGTACACGTTAGGTGTGGTACGGGTGACAGCTCCAGCAGTGCTGAGGGCCGCACATGCAAGTACTACAGACACCTAGATTATCCCTCAGAGAGTTCCCAAGCAACCGAAATATATGCTGTAGGACGTATAGATTTTGATTTTCATAACAACAATTTTAAAACCCTACCTAAATATTCCAAATAACCCAAAAGACTTTAGGGAAATAGGTATTTTCAAACCATCTGTAGTAAAGCACAGACGATGTCCTCAATTTTACCAATGCTCTATACAAAGTTTCACTGTGAGAATGCAATTTGTGTAGTAGTTGTCTCAGTCCCCTGGTAGCTCCGTTACAGGTGTTACAGGGACATGGAAGTGCAGAACCCACGCTTCGTGTTGCCAAAAGTGCAAATGTTTACCGAAATTCTTCTTGACCTCTTCCTATACCTTTACAGCTACACCATGGCATAAGGTGCCCTGACTCAAAGGAATGGGTTTGCAAGGCACAGCAGAGCAAGGCACAAGTGTAATGGGATTTGCAGGTCCACATTCTTCTCTGCCGTGAGAGAGCTAGAGGTAGTTAGGTCTTATTCCATGCATGGTTTGGTGTGGAATTAACCATGAGTTATTTCTGACAGCTTAGAGCCAGTGATACTGCAAGTAAATTCACCGTTTCTGTTGCCATCATTTTGCCTTTGCAGTAATATACAATTTACAAGGAAGGCAACAAACGGGCCTTAAATTAGAATTTAATGAATTCTAATTTAATTAAGTGCTGACTGACTGCTGTCTGCACAGGGACTGTGGGCAGAAGCAGGGCACATCTGGGAGCGTGTCCTTAGAAATGTCCCACATTCAGGCACCTGAGGACAGTTTCTGCCGCcacagggaagggaaatggCAGGAGCGTGTGGTCAGGGATCCTCTGGAGCTGGTGGGACTCGCTTGCGTGCCCTCAGGCTCCACACCCACTGTGGCTGCACCTGATGCATGCGCTGCCttctgagaacaaaaataaacctgttCCTTCTTCACAGGCGGGTGTCTGTGCAGGCCTGCCCCACTGGGTGCTGCTTTGCTGTGAATGGCATGCAACGTGTCACGTGTGTTATGCCCTTTCTTAACGCGGAAGGGTATTTTATTAACCGCTGTTTCAATTAACCCCAGGTCACCTGTAAGTACATTCTTTCCTAGCTAGTTCTTGACCACCATTTAAAATGTGTGGTTGCTCCCATAGAACTGCAGGGTGGGGATTTGAGTTGCCACCGAAAAATCATTGTTGGATGTTTTGTTTGAGAAAAACATGTGAAGTTACGTATACTTGGAAAACAGATACCACCACATTGTAGAACTGAGATTTTGCTGTGCCTGAACACGTTGACTATAAGACATGCTGGGGGGAAAAGCATGTGGTCCTCAGCTTAATAAAACTATACTggctatttaaaaaatgtaagtttaaCTACGAGGCAACTGCTGTTCCAAGCAGCATACACATTTCCAGTGATGCTCATGCCTTCAGTGAGTATCAAGCCGTGAAAAAGTGGAAGGAGGCAGAGTACACACGCTTAGTGCTGGCTCTGTGGTCAGATCACCTCTGTTCAATGGGCAGGTAAATAGGGAAAGATGCGAATTCACCGTGGCGCGGCTGGGATGCGCCCCACCAGCTCTGGCCATAGCCCTGCCATGTGTTTGTTCCCCGCTCCAGGTGTCCAAGTGCTCCGAGGAGATCAAGAACTACATCGAGGAGCGGTCGGGCGAGGACCCGCTGGTGAAGGGCGTCCCGGAGGACAAGAACCCCTTCAAGGAGAAAGGAGGCTGTGTCATCGCCTGAGGCTGCCGGTCCCCAGCTCCGCCGCTCCTTGTCCTCCACGCTCAGGAGCAgatcttcttctctctctcttttttttttttttctttctttttcgtacaaaaaaataaataaatctgaaagcaGCCTAGCTCGCCTCGCTCCCTCCGCACGGCCGGGTCCTTTCGCTTTCGCCACCTGTTTACCGGGGGCACGCCGGTCGGCACTAAAAAAACCTGCCTGCCCCTCGACGGCCTGCCCCGGCCGGGCAGGGGAGCCTGCGgggggccgagccgagccgtgccggggcgGTGCAGGGCCCCCCGCAGCAGGCAGCGGCCCTccgcggggcggagcggggcaggcggcggcggccatggcgctgcggggctgcgggcgtTGGGCGCTCCGGGCCTCGGCCCtgcgcggcggcggctccgggcggCGGCACCGCGGGCACGGCACCGACACGCCGCAGCACGGCGCCTTGCGGGCGGCCCTCAGGAAGGTACCGGGGGCGGCGAGGGGCACGGCCGGTGCCGCGGCCCCCTCCGGACggagcttcccccccccctcgccccgggCCGCCGTcaggggcgggcggcggcagcgcggAGGCTTCCTCGGCTGAGCGCCCGGGGGCCCGGCTGCCGCCCGCCGGAGGGacggggggaagggaggagggaagggaggagggaagggaggagagcgGGCAGGGCACGAAACGGCAGCCCGGGACGGGACATGGAGGCTCCGTGCCCCCACTGCTGTGTTCGGGAATGCCGAGTGCCGGGACAGAGCCCGTTTGCCACGGTGGTGTTTCTAGAGGGGTGCTAAGGGGAGTAAGAGTTAGTTTTCTTGTGAAATTAAGTCAGGGATCGAGGGGAAAGGAGGCACGTTGGGTAAGGGGAAATGGGAGTTGAATGCCAAATGCAGCTCTGGAAGTGGTGGTGGCACTGGTGAACTCTGTTTGTTCCCAACAGTGAGGACACTGACACCTGCAGAAGGCCAAAGTGTGATGAAGCACACCTGTCAAAGTTAGATAATTAggtgcatttatttattttatttatttatttggtagaAAGTGCTGTGTTGGGGCAGACGGGGAGGGCTTGCTGGGGGAAGTcagatgggatgggatgggatgggatgggacgggacgaGCTGCATGTATGTGAGAAATCTGCCTGTGAACTATGGTGAGTGAAGTGCTGAAGTTCAGTACCTACCACAAGGAGTAAGCACCATTATCATAATAACAGCCATATGCAAGCAAGCCTGATGTGCGCTCAGAGGTGGGCATGATGAAGTGTAAGGGGTTGTCCCTGATGTGCCTGGAGATAAACTTTCAGCTCCTGCCGGGTCTTGCTCcgtagctttttaaaaacagggcACGCTGGATTGCCTGATGTCAGCTCCCTGTGACTTGGGAGCTGTGCTGTTATGAATTTGAtggaagcttttaaaaatgacatgAAGAATCTTACACTTTCATGGATAAATTGATCATTTTTCaactttctcctctttcccagTGCACTGTGGAGAAAAAATAGTGCGGCTACTTCTGATTCATGCGATTCTTACTtcagatttctctttcttttgaacTGACTTTCATACTTCCAGTGTTGAAACAGGATATTGCAAAGGCCATTTAATTCATGAAGCTTTCTATGACTAAAACTAGGCCTCTCGGCCTTGAACTTTTGCAGTTGtctgttcattttctgtataaTACAAAGAAACCTGGTGCACAACCAGTCTGCTCCCTAACAAATTAGTTTCATTAATCTAAACTCCTGGACCTTGTTCAAAGCAGGAATAAGCTGGCAGAGGAAGGATCAGTAAAAATGTTGCAAGTGAATCCTGTCACCTGGATGCCGAGTACAGGCTTGTGTTGCAAATACCACAGCGTCAGGCTTGTGCTGaggctgtctgtctgtctgtctgtcagtCAGCAGAGTCACCTGCCTTCCTGTGACCTGTGTCACTCAGCTGTACCTCTTCTTTTGCTGTGGTCTTCCTGCATGTGCAGGGAGGACAGCAAATACCGCTCATCGTTGCACTTTGCCTTATCTCAGATCCGTGGCATTCCGAAATAGAAGGAGGCCAAGGCTTTAGTGAAGGCAGTCGTCTAGATCTGGGGGGTTTGGAAGGTCCTCTTTTGTCAGGAAAGGATTAAGCTGCACATTTTGCATCTCAGGCGTTGGCAACTTGGCGGTCGGATGAAAACGGGGAGGAAAAGTGGCAGCATTGGTATCTGCTGGTGTGAGGTTTGCTGCTCTGTCATGTGCTACAAATacgtggacttttttttttcgcatgcttttattttatggcTGTCCACAAGTTTCTTGGGGTGCAGCTAACGGTATGCCCTGCCCTTCTGGGTTTAGTGCAGAGAactgcagagcaggctgagaggGAAGCTGATGCTGCGTCACTGCATGCGTGCCCATGATGCACGTATTGGAAAAAAACTTACAATCAGCATCGTAAAACCAGTTTCATCCTTGTCCTGTATTTTACAAAGTGGTTATATAACccttatttcagtttttgtctgatcatatagggaaaaaaaccaccacactagTTTATGTCAAATCCAGTCTAATGTTGTTTACCCCAAAGCTTCTAGCAATCAGTGTTTATTTTGGCTTAAGTTAAACCTGTCCCCTGTGAATTTAAGataaactgaaaagtaaactCTTTGGGAGAGGATGACCACTCAGGATctgtaatgcattttaaatttaatggTTATGTAATTTGGGCCACTCTTTCCACTAGACAAATCCAGATGCAACTAccagagaaattaaagaaatgagCAGTGCAATTCCATTAGTGagaactgttatttttttgtctcaatttattttattttattttttaatctattgaattaatgtattttaaatgatctGTACTTTTCCAATTGTTCTGAGCAGGATGAGGAAGAGACTCCTGTAATTCCAGGGAGCTGTTTTTAGCAAGGGTATTGAAATAACCTTGTGAGTGGTTTCCTTTACTACTTTATAGGTCACCACCCTTCCTCTTGGAAATTGAAAATGTAACTTTTCCTTACCTTGTTGAACAATGCTTACAGTGCACTGGTATCCTACAGTTTAGTGCAGTAATATAATATAACTGGCTTGAAGTAAAAAGGTTTAAGCTACTTTAGGTGTATGCATAActgtgcatatatgtatatgatatgtgcatgcacatatccatttttgttttcctctggcATTAGTAGTAAGAAGCTTTGGGAAATAGGTTTGAAAAGGATTGACATATATTTCGAATGAGGTGCATCTAATATAAATGAGATTTCATTTTGCATCTGGTGCTGGCTTGGTCTATTTACGCTGTGTTACATGTCTGTAGGATAAGAGGGATTCAGGTGAAAGTGAGACTTCACCAAAGGGCACCATTGGCCTTATTAGCCACACTTGGGTTGTATGTCTGGCCCAAGTCATTAACAGCATCATGAGCTTCTGTCCGttaatacagatatttttacagGAATTAAGGCCTCTTCATATTAGAACATGCAAGAGCTgaattaaatattgattttcaCTATAACTTCCTAGTAAAATTGCAGTAAACTTTATAATTTTTGTAAAATCATATGTCTACTTCTGACATTCTACAAAATACTGAAGAGTATTGGATGGAGTTGGCTTGTTCATCTTTTATAGCAGATCACAAAAATACAGTAAGGAACAGCCAGGTAGTTTGCTGCTGGTATTacaaataaatcacttaaaattACTTTCTCACTAAAttgagagggagaaaaggagagaagaaagacaCAAAAGAAGCTGCAAAATACCTGACTGGGACCTctaattttaaaacactatTTATCATGCATTTGAGGTAGAAGGTTAAGCAAGGAGACAGTTAAAAATGTGACATTAGTAAGCCTCACAGCTTTTGCACTGAGTGCCCTTCTATCCAAGGCAAACAATATGGAGCCCCAGATTCTGGGGTCTTTGCAGTAGCCTGTGTCATCTTGTGCCGGACAGAAACATGTTGTAAACATTTTGGGGATAGATCCCTTGCTGGtataaataaacacagaaatatcaTTCCCTCCTGCCAAGAATTTTTGGCTGAAATTTAACAGAGAGGAAATTTTCGCAATTGATTTTTGTCGCTATCGGAAGGGGCAGCTGGGATATGCCAGTGCGATAAGAGGTACCACCGACGCATTCAGGAGTGCCATACCAAAGAGTTGGTTTTAAATCAGAGTTTGGGAgaataagagaaggaaaacacgAGCTTCAGCACAGTCGAGCAGATCctgaagaaagctttttccAATCACCAGAAGAATGTCTTTTAATATACAAATACTTCATTGTGTAGCAAAAATGCAGTAAAGGCAGTTTAATAAGCAACGTGTTTACTTGTTGCACAGTGCCAGAGCAGTGCGTGCATGTGAGATTGCAGTTGCTTTGTCCCCCTCAACATAATTCGTGTGAGAACAAATTTCCACTGCGTATACTTAGTCCTCAATGAGCATCTTCTAGCAGGAGAACTGGGCCTGAGGGATATTTTTGTGGTTCAACTCCAGCTATTATTATCCTGTATTGTTGTCACACCAGATTGGAGTAGGCAATGCAGGTATGCACTTCAGACAACTAAAATCCTGTCTTAATAAGCAGTTTATGACTGAGCAAATGTCTGTGTTTTACATAGGTTGTGCCATGACCATTCAGAAAGTAGAACCTTGTTTAAATCTTTTTAGGTCCCATTTGCGTGGAAATGTGTGATTAAAtctcttccccctgccctgtggGCACACTGATGAACatagcagctcccagccaggtATCATAGTGCTCTGAAAGCCGTTCTTTCAGCTTGTGTTGTTCTGGACTTTGACTttctggcagatttttttttcctgttaaggCTCAAAGGGAGTGTGAAAA is from Anser cygnoides isolate HZ-2024a breed goose chromosome 2, Taihu_goose_T2T_genome, whole genome shotgun sequence and encodes:
- the TFPI2 gene encoding tissue factor pathway inhibitor 2 isoform X2; the protein is MAAGRRLPLPALLLPLACAALAPRSLTEKQRACLLPPDDGPCRALVPRWYYDRYTQSCQEFTYGGCHGNANNFLTLDDCEKSCWTIKKVPKLCRMEADGGPCRGHLKRYAFNLSSMRCEEFIYGGCYGNGNNFRDLQSCVDHCLPEKTGPLLCYSPKDEGLCSSSVPRYYYDTKSKSCKEFKYTGCGGNANNFVTETDCYNVCGKGSQKPTMKKTTDVFRRKMMRKLIKKPQTRNLKS
- the TFPI2 gene encoding tissue factor pathway inhibitor 2 isoform X1: MAAGRRLPLPALLLPLACAALAPRSLTEKQRACLLPPDDGPCRALVPRWYYDRYTQSCQEFTYGGCHGNANNFLTLDDCEKSCWTIKKVPKLCRMEADGGPCRGHLKRYAFNLSSMRCEEFIYGGCYGNGNNFRDLQSCVDHCLPEKTGPLLCYSPKDEGLCSSSVPRYYYDTKSKSCKEFKYTGCGGNANNFVTETDCYNVCGKAGSQKPTMKKTTDVFRRKMMRKLIKKPQTRNLKS
- the LOC106039641 gene encoding guanine nucleotide-binding protein G(I)/G(S)/G(O) subunit gamma-11, giving the protein MPAINIEDLSEKDKLKMEVEQLRKEVKLERQPVSKCSEEIKNYIEERSGEDPLVKGVPEDKNPFKEKGGCVIA